The following are encoded in a window of Arctopsyche grandis isolate Sample6627 chromosome 4, ASM5162203v2, whole genome shotgun sequence genomic DNA:
- the LOC143910574 gene encoding insulin-like growth factor 2 mRNA-binding protein 3 yields MVNDNNMADSEAVVSQSSSSSNSPTQQTSENNSEKIRLSKKISLRGVPLHLRYNDLKPLLIPFGKVLNCDAVTNPHGQYQTIYITYEKHEQAQKAADDLDGIEMDGAQFRVKVVSRRRFKPLENHLPLRMLVPSDLIGSIIGHKGSTIKEIVRRSDAQIDLRRKENLGTIEKDINIIGNAKDCNTACKLLLEIMQKEADRLKKGVIHLKMLIHNNFVGRLIGKEGKSLKSIMKDSETNIIVSSVLDVHSFNFERTIMIKGELENMVRAEALITEKLRQFYLKDLQASSIPENLVYTSAHGCYYGLPPSYSYPYFDQNSKSHWQERNNSFVETTAMYVPNNAAGAIIGTYGTYIRDLVRSSGASVKISNLEPDDDKSVKSSVRRLTIVGKPEAQWKAQYLIFEKMKEKQFTSDDIPFTVELLIPASQVGRLVGKHGQTIRELQRITGTLIKVPGPGEVTPNDKDVGIQLTGLFSCVQSAQRRIRTMMLPININGRRSPMEQAVKMTNFLHHQRPQKPHHQQPLQHHQQPQACY; encoded by the coding sequence ATGGTCAACGATAACAACATGGCCGATAGTGAGGCAGTCGTCTCCCaaagcagcagcagcagcaactcACCAACTCAACAGACATCGGAGAACAACTCTGAAAAAATTAGGCTATCGAAAAAAATATCCCTGAGAGGAGTGCCGTTGCATCTGCGATACAACGATCTGAAACCGCTGTTGATCCCATTCGGTAAAGTTTTGAACTGCGATGCGGTGACCAATCCTCATGGCCAGTACCAAACGATCTACATTACGTACGAAAAGCACGAGCAGGCTCAAAAGGCCGCAGACGATCTGGACGGGATAGAAATGGATGGGGCACAATTTCGTGTCAAAGTCGTATCTCGTCGAAGGTTCAAACCCTTGGAGAACCATTTACCTCTGCGTATGCTCGTACCCAGCGATCTCATAGGATCCATCATAGGTCATAAAGGATCCACTATAAAAGAGATAGTACGCAGAAGCGATGCGCAAATCGACCTGAGACGCAAAGAAAACTTAGGAACCATAGAGAAAGACATAAACATAATAGGCAACGCTAAAGATTGCAACACGGCTTGTAAGCTTTTGCTTGAAATTATGCAGAAGGAAGCTGACAGGCTTAAAAAAGGCGTCATACATCTAAAAATGCTCATACATAATAATTTCGTCGGACGTTTGATCGGAAAAGAAGGCAAAAGTCTCAAAAGCATTATGAAAGATTCTGAGACTAACATAATAGTGTCTTCAGTATTGGACGTCCACAGCTTCAACTTTGAAAGAACTATAATGATTAAAGGAGAGTTGGAAAATATGGTACGAGCCGAGGCTTTAATCACTGAAAAGTTGAGACAGTTTTATCTAAAGGACTTGCAAGCTTCATCTATTCCTGAAAATTTGGTTTACACTAGTGCTCATGGTTGCTATTACGGATTGCCACCATCTTATTCTTATCCTTACTTtgatcaaaattcaaaatcacaCTGGCAAGAAAGGAACAATAGCTTTGTGGAAACTACAGCAATGTATGTGCCGAATAATGCAGCCGGAGCTATAATCGGAACATATGGCACTTATATTAGAGATTTGGTTCGATCTAGTGGAGCTTCTGTGAAGATTTCCAACTTGGAGCCGGATGACGATAAATCGGTCAAGTCTTCAGTACGCAGGCTAACTATAGTCGGAAAGCCGGAAGCTCAATGGAAAGCCCAGTATCTGATTTTTGAAAAGATGAAAGAGAAGCAATTCACTTCAGATGATATTCCTTTCACTGTGGAACTCTTGATTCCAGCTAGTCAAGTAGGACGATTGGTCGGTAAACATGGCCAGACTATTAGAGAGCTACAACGTATTACTGGAACTCTAATCAAAGTTCCAGGCCCAGGAGAAGTCACCCCGAACGATAAAGATGTCGGAATTCAATTGACCGGTTTGTTCTCCTGTGTCCAATCGGCTCAAAGACGTATTCGCACAATGATGTTGCCAATTAATATAAACGGTCGCCGTAGCCCCATGGAGCAAGCTGTTAAAATGACTAATTTCTTGCACCATCAGCGTCCTCAAAAACCGCATCATCAGCAACCGTTACAGCATCATCAACAGCCCCAAGCGTGTTACTAA